The Temnothorax longispinosus isolate EJ_2023e chromosome 7, Tlon_JGU_v1, whole genome shotgun sequence genome contains a region encoding:
- the LOC139815649 gene encoding facilitated trehalose transporter Tret1: MLSVGQFIGWGSPSLPLLINGGDVDYSVRLNLEEASWVVALLSLGAAAGCVISALMVNVIGRKNTMLFTAVPSIIGWLMIVFATSTWELYISRFTSGLGMGIAYTVTPMYLGEISPADIRGNLGSMLTVAVKLGTSIEFIIGPFLSVRNLALVSLAVPCLFVVAFVWLPESPYHLMRCDNKQKAINSLVQLRGKKDVYKEADSIEQSVKTDLANEAGFRELLFVPGNRRALITLVCLGMTQQLSGSQAVLQYAQMIFDQANGNLEGKYLTMILGAVQIVCSIVCMTITDCSGRKSLLTISAVGSACSTAMVATYFNLRYNHVDTSNIVWLPATGVILYVVMYALGLAALPFTMAGELFPTNVKALGNMIGITTTHVTAFVVTKLYPVISEGAGVHSPFWIFTACSLAGALFTLLYVPETKGRTLEQIQEKLHGLSKQGGVENGVSPHVNHPSTNI; encoded by the exons ATGCTATCGGTCGGCCAATTTATCGGTTGGGGATCGCCATCCTTGCCTTTACTGATAAATGGTGGTGATGTTGACTATTCCGTACGTTTGAACCTCGAAGAAGCCTCTTGGGTGGTAGCCTTACTTTCTTTGGGTGCCGCCGCGGGTTGCGTTATTTCTGCATTGATGGTGAATGTCATCGGCAGGAAGAACACCATGCTATTTACAGCTGTGCCCTCGATAATCGGCTGGTTGATGATAGTCTTCGCAACATCAACGTGG GAGCTATACATATCGAGGTTTACATCCGGACTGGGAATGGGCATCGCTTATACAGTCACGCCGATGTATTTGGGCGAGATATCGCCGGCAGATATCCGCGGCAATTTAGGATCCATGCTGACGGTTGCTGTGAAACTCGGCACTTCGATCGAGTTCATAATAGGCCCGTTTCTTTCGGTGAGAAATCTCGCCCTCGTCTCTTTGGCGGTCCCGTGCCTGTTTGTGGTAGCTTTTGTCTGGCTACCGGAATCCCCGTACCACTTGATGCGCTGCGACAACAAACAGAAAGCTATAAACTCTCTTGTTCAATTGAGAGGCAAAAAGGACGTTTACAAAGAAGCGGACAGTATCGAGCAATCCGTAAAGACTGATTTGGCTAATGAAGCTGGTTTCCGTGAGCTCCTATTTGTGCCAGGAAATCGCAG AGCCTTAATAACGTTAGTGTGTCTGGGCATGACTCAACAGTTGAGCGGCTCGCAAGCCGTGTTGCAGTATGCTCAAATGATTTTCGATCAGGCAAACGGTAATCTGGAAGGCAAGTACTTGACTATGATACTGGGCGCCGTGCAGATAGTCTGCTCGATCGTCTGCATGACGATCACCGATTGCAGCGGCAGGAAGTCATTGCTGACGATCTCCGCTGTCGGTTCGGCCTGCTCCACCGCCATGGTCGCGACGTACTTTAATCTTCGATATAATCACGTGGATACCAGCAATATCGTGTGGTTGCCCGCCACCGGCGTGATTCTGTACGTGGTCATGTACGCCTTGGGTCTGGCGGCGTTACCGTTCACCATGGCCGGCGAATTGTTCCCCACGAACGTGAAGGCCCTCGGCAATATGATAGGCATAACGACGACGCATGTCACGGCCTTTGTCGTGACGAAATTGTATCCAGTCATAAGCGAGGGTGCCGGTGTGCACTCGCCATTCTGGATATTCACCGCATGCAGTCTCGCCGGTGCTTTATTCACGCTTCTTTACGTACCTGAGACCAAAGGCAGGACACTGGAGCAGATACAGGAGAAATTGCACGGTTTGTCGAAACAGGGAGGAGTCGAGAATGGGGTATCTCCGCATGTCAATCATCCATCGACGaatatttga